A part of Verrucomicrobiota bacterium genomic DNA contains:
- a CDS encoding PLP-dependent aminotransferase family protein has protein sequence MQVTKPHIFKAKWRLLDFMRQADVPGLINLAAGVPSPNLLPGKLLSECFAKAYREEGKKLFAYQAPEGDHGLREILAQRMQHRGVDVSKLEMVLTTGCTQAIHTAIDVAVKPGMVVAVECPAYYGMLELLSAKGVKVLPLSTDIATGIDLERSQKLISQYKPRVLIVCSSLSNPSGATIPEDKRENFVAFCRKKKITIIEDDIYANLIEGGVPRPLRAYDNGETVIYVTSFSKTVAPGLRVGMAIPGKYLESFAEIQCRENIHSSVISERTLKHFFLDPRGEKSLQRFVSSCCKRRKILRRALLRYLPEDALVSDPRGGYMLWVKLAKAVNLRLAQQACLKKRVAFAHGEVFFTKTVPGQYMRINAAKAVEQDLEVGCKVLGKAIKQQLTKN, from the coding sequence ATGCAAGTAACGAAACCTCATATTTTTAAGGCGAAGTGGCGGCTCCTTGATTTTATGCGGCAAGCTGACGTGCCTGGATTGATCAACTTAGCAGCAGGTGTGCCTTCGCCAAATTTGTTGCCAGGTAAGTTGCTAAGCGAATGTTTTGCCAAAGCCTACAGGGAAGAAGGGAAAAAGCTTTTTGCTTATCAGGCCCCGGAGGGAGACCATGGGCTTCGGGAGATTTTAGCTCAACGCATGCAGCATCGTGGTGTAGATGTTAGCAAACTGGAAATGGTGTTAACTACCGGTTGTACGCAAGCCATTCATACAGCAATTGATGTTGCTGTGAAACCTGGTATGGTAGTGGCCGTTGAATGCCCCGCTTATTATGGAATGTTAGAGCTGTTGAGTGCGAAGGGTGTGAAGGTATTACCCTTGTCTACTGATATAGCAACTGGTATTGATTTAGAGCGAAGCCAGAAACTCATCTCACAGTATAAGCCAAGGGTCCTGATAGTATGTTCGAGCTTATCGAATCCTAGCGGCGCAACTATACCAGAGGACAAACGCGAGAATTTCGTAGCTTTTTGTCGTAAGAAAAAAATTACGATTATTGAGGATGACATTTATGCCAACCTTATTGAGGGTGGGGTGCCAAGGCCATTACGTGCCTACGATAATGGGGAAACGGTGATCTATGTGACAAGCTTTTCCAAAACAGTTGCTCCTGGTTTGAGAGTTGGTATGGCAATTCCTGGGAAATATTTAGAAAGCTTTGCTGAGATACAGTGCCGTGAGAATATTCATAGCTCTGTTATATCTGAGAGGACGCTAAAGCATTTTTTTTTGGATCCTAGAGGGGAGAAATCTCTGCAGCGTTTTGTTTCAAGTTGTTGCAAACGCCGCAAGATTTTGAGGCGGGCTTTGTTGAGATATTTACCTGAGGATGCTCTGGTTTCTGATCCTCGTGGTGGTTATATGTTGTGGGTAAAACTCGCTAAGGCTGTAAACCTTAGATTAGCTCAGCAAGCCTGTCTTAAGAAAAGAGTGGCTTTTGCCCATGGCGAAGTTTTTTTTACAAAGACAGTGCCTGGGCAGTATATGAGGATTAATGCTGCCAAGGCTGTAGAGCAAGATCTAGAAGTAGGCTGTAAAGTCTTGGGCAAGGCAATCAAACAACAACTCACCAAGAATTAA
- the gcvT gene encoding glycine cleavage system aminomethyltransferase GcvT encodes MPSTQVLNHTPLQKAHQKLGARMVAFGGWHMPVQYEGIIKEHHAVRSDAGLFDISHMGNFIVSGPQSGDFLDSVLTNHVGKLEIGEGQYNLMLNEEGGVIDDLILYCIDINTYYLVVNAAKISEDLDWLQTHLERYDATVTDVSSSTGAVALQGPRSEEIIRRLFGGNEIPTRNHIAFWKFEGQDLAIARTGYTGEDGFECFVPSSHITSLWNLILQKSRDLGCKPCGLGARDTLRLEAGLPLNGNDLSPSISPIEAGLKIFVNIQKEHNFPGRPIIENQIKLGPTRKLVAFSVTAKGAPPRPHYEIFIKKDRVGEITSGGVSPTLEKGIGLALIEAKEAVIGREIFIEIRGKKVPAKIEKKPLYRRN; translated from the coding sequence ATGCCATCCACGCAAGTACTCAATCATACCCCACTGCAAAAGGCACATCAAAAGCTAGGAGCTCGCATGGTAGCATTTGGGGGATGGCACATGCCAGTTCAATACGAAGGAATCATTAAAGAACATCATGCTGTTCGATCTGACGCTGGCCTCTTCGACATTAGCCACATGGGCAACTTTATTGTAAGTGGACCACAATCAGGCGATTTTCTAGATAGTGTACTTACCAACCATGTCGGGAAATTAGAAATTGGAGAAGGACAATATAACCTCATGTTAAACGAAGAGGGTGGAGTTATCGATGATTTAATTCTCTATTGCATCGACATTAATACCTATTACTTGGTGGTTAATGCCGCAAAAATATCTGAAGACCTCGATTGGCTACAAACTCACTTAGAGAGATACGATGCAACTGTAACTGACGTCAGTAGCAGCACAGGAGCGGTAGCATTACAAGGGCCTCGCTCTGAAGAAATCATTCGGCGCCTTTTCGGCGGTAATGAGATCCCAACCCGCAACCACATTGCTTTTTGGAAATTTGAAGGACAAGACCTAGCAATTGCTCGAACAGGGTATACGGGTGAGGATGGTTTCGAATGTTTTGTCCCGTCTTCACATATCACTTCGCTTTGGAATCTCATCCTCCAAAAATCACGCGACCTCGGTTGCAAGCCCTGCGGATTAGGAGCTCGAGACACCCTCCGCCTAGAGGCGGGCTTACCGCTTAATGGCAACGACCTTTCTCCCAGCATATCACCAATAGAAGCAGGTTTGAAAATTTTTGTTAATATACAAAAGGAGCACAATTTTCCAGGCCGTCCTATTATTGAAAACCAAATCAAACTTGGTCCTACTCGCAAGTTAGTAGCATTCTCTGTTACGGCCAAAGGAGCTCCACCTCGACCTCATTACGAGATTTTTATCAAAAAGGATAGAGTTGGAGAAATCACAAGTGGTGGGGTATCCCCAACTTTGGAAAAAGGAATAGGACTTGCTTTGATCGAAGCTAAGGAAGCGGTTATAGGCAGAGAAATTTTCATTGAAATTAGGGGCAAGAAAGTGCCTGCTAAAATAGAAAAGAAACCTCTGTATCGAAGAAATTAA
- the nadD gene encoding nicotinate (nicotinamide) nucleotide adenylyltransferase — protein MKPVRRVGLFGGTFDPIHMGHVEIVQAALSNTLYDLDKLIVMPCKLSPHKRDGQGPTEGRHRLQMIGIALREVKAVEISDYELSKESVSYTWQTIHWLQDQYPAAELVLVIGYDQYRVLDQWARFEELKDKIQCLVFSRHGQTKELSVERYTGLNLIFAEEQVVGISASEIRKYLRMGIEDDILAAELIHPKVIDYIQAQGLYSPH, from the coding sequence ATGAAGCCGGTGAGAAGAGTAGGGCTTTTTGGTGGAACTTTTGATCCAATTCACATGGGTCATGTAGAAATCGTTCAAGCTGCGCTATCTAACACTCTTTATGACTTGGATAAGCTTATAGTGATGCCATGCAAACTTTCACCTCATAAAAGGGACGGGCAGGGCCCCACAGAAGGCAGGCATCGCTTGCAAATGATAGGAATAGCTTTGAGAGAAGTTAAAGCTGTAGAGATTTCAGATTACGAGCTTTCTAAAGAGAGTGTCTCATATACTTGGCAAACAATCCATTGGTTACAGGATCAATATCCCGCTGCCGAATTAGTCTTGGTAATTGGTTATGACCAGTATCGAGTCCTCGATCAATGGGCCAGATTTGAAGAACTAAAGGACAAGATTCAATGCTTAGTCTTCTCACGTCATGGCCAAACAAAAGAGTTATCTGTGGAGCGCTATACGGGTCTCAACCTTATTTTCGCTGAGGAGCAAGTGGTTGGTATATCAGCTTCTGAAATTCGTAAGTATTTAAGAATGGGGATTGAAGATGACATTCTAGCTGCAGAGCTCATTCATCCAAAAGTAATCGATTATATTCAAGCACAAGGCTTATACAGCCCTCATTGA
- the gcvH gene encoding glycine cleavage system protein GcvH, whose translation MSDIPNELKYAASHEWIKLEDGIGTVGITDHAQEELSDVVYVELPEIGTSVAAQSAIAVVESVKAASDIYSPVSGEIIEINEGLNEDPSLINQSPYEGGWIYKVKVEKPEEIDELKSPEDYKALTN comes from the coding sequence ATGAGTGATATTCCAAACGAACTGAAATACGCAGCATCACACGAATGGATCAAACTTGAAGATGGAATTGGAACTGTGGGTATTACAGATCATGCCCAAGAGGAACTAAGCGATGTCGTTTATGTCGAGTTACCCGAAATAGGCACCTCTGTGGCAGCGCAAAGCGCTATAGCAGTTGTTGAAAGTGTAAAAGCTGCTTCAGATATCTACTCACCTGTTTCAGGAGAAATCATTGAAATCAATGAAGGGCTTAATGAAGACCCTTCTTTGATCAACCAGTCACCGTATGAAGGTGGATGGATTTATAAAGTCAAAGTCGAGAAGCCAGAAGAAATTGATGAACTTAAGTCTCCTGAGGACTACAAAGCCCTAACAAACTAA
- the gcvP gene encoding aminomethyl-transferring glycine dehydrogenase: protein MGSNDFPERHIGPTEEDSQAMAKEIGYDCLDDLINHSVPESIRLKEPLNLPMPLTEQEALAELKQLASQNKVFRSYIGLGYYNTYTPSVILRSILENPAWYTAYTPYQPEIAQGRLEALLNFQTMIADLCAMDIANASLLDEATAAAEAVTMAYAATKNKRNRLLVASNCHPQTIAVIQTRALPLGIRVEVTDLLTFKLDETVFAALVQYPDTHGEVYDFHSLSRELHENGSLLLVASDLMALTLLRPPGEFDADIVIGNSQRFGVPLGFGGPHAAFMATKDKYKRLMPGRLIGVTKDADDQSAYRLSLQTREQHIRRDKATSNICTAQVLLAVIASMYAVYHGPDRIVSIARRITQFTHSLAKLLEQSGFKLLNKTFFDTLTIELTDKDKEAVVRLANEQSINFRTDQPKKIGISLDETTQACDVLQIYHILLEATGNPSDTVKLPLIDQTTIESNGISRTSDILVHPIFNTYHTETEFLRYLRSLELKDISLATSMIPLGSCTMKLNAASEMLPVTWPEFGQLHPFVPSSQSQGYKRLFDQLEAWLTEITGFAAISLQPNAGSQGEYAGLLAIRAYHESRGDKHRTVCLIPESAHGTNPASAIMVGYEVIAVACSEGGIDLDDLGKKVEQYAERLAAIMVTYPSTYGVFEPTIKDICQTVHQAGGQVYMDGANLNAQVGLCKPGDIGADVCHLNLHKTFCIPHGGGGPGMGPIGVADHLAPFLSGHPLIQSGGKDAIGPVSAAPWGSPSILPISWMYIRMTGATGLTHASKIAILNANYVAEKLKHCFPVLFKGENHLVAHECIIDCRAWRDSCQINVEDIAKRLMDFGFHAPTMSWPVPGTMMIEPTESESRQELDRFCEAMISIYEEIKAIREGKLDTQDNPLKNAPHTASSVVSDNWSHPYPREQAAFPQEWVRANKFWPPVGRVDNVYGDRNLVCSCPPMESAS, encoded by the coding sequence ATGGGTTCTAACGATTTCCCTGAACGCCATATTGGACCCACTGAAGAGGATTCTCAGGCAATGGCGAAGGAAATTGGCTATGATTGTTTGGATGATTTGATTAATCACTCAGTGCCAGAGAGCATTCGACTCAAGGAGCCACTCAACTTACCTATGCCTCTTACCGAACAAGAGGCACTCGCAGAACTCAAGCAACTAGCATCACAAAATAAAGTATTTCGCAGCTACATAGGCTTGGGCTATTACAATACCTACACACCTTCAGTGATACTACGTAGCATCCTGGAAAATCCTGCCTGGTATACAGCCTATACACCTTACCAACCAGAAATAGCCCAAGGCCGCTTAGAAGCATTACTTAACTTCCAAACTATGATAGCAGACCTCTGCGCCATGGATATCGCTAACGCTTCCTTGTTAGATGAAGCTACAGCAGCAGCAGAAGCTGTTACCATGGCTTATGCGGCCACCAAGAATAAACGTAATAGGCTTTTAGTAGCCTCCAACTGTCACCCGCAAACGATTGCTGTTATCCAGACACGTGCATTACCATTGGGCATAAGGGTAGAAGTCACGGACCTCCTAACTTTTAAGTTAGACGAAACGGTTTTTGCTGCCCTTGTCCAATACCCCGATACCCATGGAGAGGTCTATGATTTTCATTCTCTTTCTAGAGAACTTCATGAAAACGGCAGCTTATTACTCGTTGCCAGTGATCTGATGGCTCTAACTCTTCTTCGTCCGCCAGGTGAATTTGATGCTGATATTGTTATCGGTAATTCGCAACGTTTTGGCGTACCGTTAGGGTTTGGTGGTCCTCATGCGGCTTTCATGGCTACCAAGGATAAATATAAACGCCTCATGCCAGGTAGGCTTATTGGTGTCACAAAGGACGCCGATGACCAATCTGCGTATCGCCTCTCTCTCCAAACAAGGGAACAGCACATACGTAGAGATAAAGCAACTAGCAATATATGCACTGCCCAAGTTTTACTCGCCGTAATAGCATCTATGTATGCTGTCTATCATGGTCCAGACCGTATTGTCAGTATTGCTCGACGTATCACTCAATTCACTCACTCGCTTGCTAAGTTATTAGAGCAGTCAGGATTTAAACTTCTCAATAAAACCTTTTTTGACACTCTGACTATTGAGCTAACTGATAAAGATAAAGAAGCGGTTGTCAGGCTTGCAAATGAACAATCCATCAACTTTCGAACTGACCAACCTAAAAAAATTGGCATCTCACTTGATGAAACAACTCAAGCTTGTGATGTCTTGCAAATATACCACATACTCCTCGAAGCTACTGGAAACCCTTCAGATACCGTCAAGCTACCTTTAATTGACCAAACGACCATTGAGAGTAACGGCATCTCTCGAACTTCAGATATACTCGTTCACCCCATATTTAATACTTACCACACAGAAACGGAATTTCTGCGCTACCTCAGAAGCCTTGAACTAAAGGATATTTCTCTTGCGACTTCCATGATCCCTCTTGGTTCATGCACTATGAAATTAAATGCCGCCTCAGAAATGCTGCCGGTCACTTGGCCAGAGTTTGGTCAACTTCATCCTTTTGTTCCCAGCAGCCAGAGCCAAGGCTATAAAAGATTATTTGATCAATTAGAGGCCTGGCTCACCGAAATCACAGGTTTTGCCGCTATTTCTCTTCAGCCTAATGCCGGATCTCAAGGAGAATATGCGGGACTATTAGCCATTCGAGCCTACCATGAAAGCAGAGGAGATAAGCACCGCACAGTTTGCCTCATTCCGGAGTCTGCTCATGGAACGAACCCAGCTAGTGCCATTATGGTGGGTTACGAAGTGATAGCGGTTGCCTGTTCAGAGGGAGGAATTGACCTTGATGATCTAGGCAAAAAAGTAGAGCAGTACGCTGAGAGGCTTGCCGCCATTATGGTAACCTACCCTTCAACCTATGGGGTATTTGAACCTACGATTAAGGATATTTGCCAAACTGTTCACCAAGCTGGTGGACAAGTGTACATGGATGGGGCAAACCTCAATGCGCAAGTAGGTCTTTGTAAACCAGGTGACATAGGTGCTGATGTCTGCCACCTAAACTTGCACAAAACCTTTTGTATCCCACATGGAGGAGGGGGTCCAGGCATGGGGCCCATTGGAGTTGCTGATCACTTGGCACCTTTTCTCTCTGGACACCCACTAATCCAGTCTGGAGGCAAAGACGCTATTGGCCCAGTCTCAGCAGCACCCTGGGGGAGCCCATCTATTCTTCCCATTTCTTGGATGTATATCCGCATGACGGGAGCTACTGGTTTAACTCATGCATCTAAAATAGCTATTCTCAATGCTAATTATGTTGCAGAAAAACTAAAGCATTGCTTTCCGGTTCTATTCAAAGGGGAAAATCATTTGGTCGCCCACGAATGTATCATCGACTGCCGGGCGTGGAGAGATTCTTGCCAAATTAATGTAGAAGATATCGCTAAACGCCTTATGGACTTTGGTTTCCATGCACCCACTATGTCCTGGCCAGTTCCTGGGACTATGATGATTGAGCCTACAGAAAGTGAATCACGGCAGGAGCTAGATCGTTTCTGTGAAGCTATGATTTCGATATATGAAGAAATTAAAGCTATTCGGGAAGGGAAACTAGACACACAAGACAATCCTCTCAAAAACGCACCGCATACTGCTTCATCTGTTGTCTCAGACAATTGGTCCCATCCTTATCCGCGCGAGCAAGCTGCTTTCCCTCAAGAGTGGGTCAGAGCAAATAAATTTTGGCCTCCTGTAGGACGAGTGGATAACGTTTATGGGGACCGCAACCTTGTTTGTTCTTGCCCACCCATGGAATCTGCTTCTTGA
- a CDS encoding acetylornithine/succinylornithine family transaminase, which produces MNTFTDNKEVHESGGANSCSSVISLFDAYVVPNYKRNFALIKGEGTKVWDEAGKSYLDFGGGIAVNCLGHAHPRITQTLTEQSRKLVHVSNLYYSEPQGKLAQRIVEKTGPGKVFFCNSGAEANEALFKLSRKFGAPKNRYEIITATKSFHGRTFAGISATGQNKVKTDFQPLLPGFKHAPFNDLEAFKNSITEQTVGILIEGIQGEGGIHLADPQFLLGLRKLTQEHEILLLWDGVQCGAYRTGSWQSYERILQDSGSKDFLPDGIAMAKSLGGGFPIGATWIAQPYADLLQPGTHGTTFGGTPLGCAVANTVLDVIEEEELNQNITARSEQIIQELSPLVDQDKIKTIRGLGGMIGFEPSISNFEAVKKLTLAGLLTVPAGDNIVRLLPPLNITENETHQALNLIKETL; this is translated from the coding sequence ATGAATACTTTCACCGACAACAAAGAGGTTCATGAATCAGGCGGAGCGAACTCTTGTTCATCTGTCATCTCGCTTTTCGACGCATATGTTGTGCCCAATTACAAACGCAATTTTGCGTTGATTAAGGGTGAGGGCACAAAAGTTTGGGATGAAGCTGGTAAAAGCTATTTAGATTTCGGAGGCGGTATAGCGGTAAATTGCCTAGGTCATGCACACCCCCGCATCACTCAAACACTCACTGAGCAAAGCCGCAAGCTGGTGCACGTTTCCAACCTCTACTATAGCGAACCTCAGGGTAAATTAGCTCAGCGAATTGTTGAAAAAACTGGCCCTGGTAAAGTCTTCTTTTGCAACAGTGGAGCAGAGGCCAATGAAGCGCTATTCAAGCTATCACGGAAATTCGGAGCCCCTAAAAATAGGTATGAAATCATTACCGCCACTAAGTCATTCCATGGAAGGACTTTTGCTGGGATATCTGCTACCGGACAAAATAAGGTTAAAACAGATTTTCAGCCATTACTTCCGGGCTTTAAGCATGCTCCTTTCAATGATTTAGAAGCCTTTAAGAATTCTATCACCGAGCAAACCGTAGGAATTCTAATTGAAGGGATCCAAGGAGAGGGAGGAATTCATCTTGCTGATCCTCAATTCCTGCTGGGGCTTCGTAAACTCACTCAGGAGCATGAGATTCTTTTGCTCTGGGATGGTGTTCAGTGCGGAGCGTATCGAACAGGCTCCTGGCAAAGCTATGAGAGGATCTTACAAGATAGTGGTTCTAAAGATTTCCTACCTGATGGTATTGCTATGGCCAAATCGCTGGGTGGCGGATTTCCCATCGGAGCGACTTGGATTGCACAGCCTTATGCAGACCTATTACAGCCGGGAACCCACGGCACAACTTTTGGTGGCACACCTTTGGGATGCGCCGTAGCCAATACTGTACTAGATGTTATTGAAGAAGAAGAACTAAACCAGAATATCACAGCTCGAAGCGAACAAATCATCCAAGAACTTAGCCCACTAGTCGATCAAGACAAAATTAAGACTATCCGTGGTCTTGGTGGAATGATTGGATTCGAACCCTCCATTTCTAACTTTGAGGCTGTAAAAAAGTTGACACTAGCAGGACTGCTTACTGTTCCAGCTGGTGATAATATTGTGCGCTTATTACCACCGCTTAATATTACTGAAAATGAAACTCATCAAGCTTTAAATCTCATCAAGGAAACCCTATGA
- the argF gene encoding ornithine carbamoyltransferase yields the protein MNHLLGIKDFTLTAEETDKYIFDLATQFKANRTSHEKPLLGQTWNLIFSKSSTRTRLSFEVGVYELGANGVFLNTQDIQLGRGEPIIDTARVMGRMTHGAVIRTYDQRDVEDFAQYSEIPTINALTDDEHPCQILTDLFTIKEKLGAIKGKKIAFIGDADCNVANSFAYAAPIFDYKLNFAAPISYQSKIDNNHIETFIDPFDATKDVDVIYTDVWISMGKEEESEKRLKEFHGYQINKALVKEAKKDALVLHCLPAYRDKEISEEILEERATDIFDQAENRLHTQKAILSWLNSSRAT from the coding sequence ATGAACCACCTACTAGGAATTAAGGATTTTACTCTAACTGCTGAGGAAACGGATAAATATATTTTTGACCTCGCCACACAATTCAAGGCAAATCGAACTAGTCATGAAAAACCCTTGTTAGGCCAAACTTGGAATCTTATCTTTAGTAAGTCATCGACAAGAACCCGGTTATCCTTCGAAGTCGGAGTTTATGAGCTAGGTGCAAATGGTGTTTTCCTAAACACTCAAGATATCCAACTTGGACGTGGAGAACCTATCATTGACACTGCTCGCGTTATGGGGCGCATGACACACGGTGCCGTCATCAGAACATATGACCAAAGGGATGTGGAGGATTTTGCCCAGTATTCTGAAATACCTACTATTAATGCCCTTACTGACGATGAACACCCTTGCCAAATCCTCACAGACCTATTCACTATCAAAGAAAAATTGGGTGCCATAAAAGGTAAAAAAATTGCTTTTATCGGAGATGCCGATTGTAATGTGGCTAATTCATTTGCTTATGCTGCTCCCATTTTTGATTATAAGCTGAATTTCGCTGCGCCTATTAGCTATCAGTCTAAAATTGACAATAACCATATAGAAACATTTATAGACCCATTTGATGCGACTAAAGACGTCGACGTAATCTACACAGATGTCTGGATCTCCATGGGTAAAGAAGAGGAATCAGAGAAACGTCTCAAAGAATTTCACGGTTATCAAATCAACAAGGCTCTTGTAAAGGAAGCGAAAAAGGATGCACTCGTACTCCATTGTCTACCTGCTTACCGTGACAAGGAGATATCTGAAGAAATACTTGAAGAGAGAGCTACAGATATTTTTGACCAAGCTGAAAACAGACTCCACACTCAAAAGGCTATACTCAGTTGGCTCAATAGCAGTCGTGCCACTTAG
- the asd gene encoding archaetidylserine decarboxylase (Phosphatidylserine decarboxylase is synthesized as a single chain precursor. Generation of the pyruvoyl active site from a Ser is coupled to cleavage of a Gly-Ser bond between the larger (beta) and smaller (alpha chains). It is an integral membrane protein.), which yields MHETLVYNRQTAQLEPEPFFGQKATVFFHESHIGFFLMETILRWRWISELQTIYYHKRRSKKDIQPFIEKYKVDIAELQDEVTSFNSFNDFFVRKLKPEARPIDSDPKKLISPADARLFVYKINQDLIVPVKGVSFTLKQLTRDQEIAKFFEGGLCLIFRLAPIDYHRFCYVDDVSYQSHITINGCYRSVNPISLGKNKPVFTENQRQYCLMQSANFGPILHIDVGAIGVGRIIQHHLRGGSFVKGQEKGYFEFGGSTSILLLKEGSVRLDSDLLEQSSSGYETLVRYGEAIGSI from the coding sequence ATGCACGAAACGCTTGTCTATAACCGGCAGACGGCACAGCTTGAGCCCGAACCTTTTTTTGGTCAAAAGGCTACCGTATTTTTTCATGAAAGCCATATAGGCTTCTTCTTGATGGAGACCATTCTTCGTTGGAGATGGATTAGTGAGCTGCAAACTATTTATTATCATAAAAGAAGATCTAAAAAAGACATTCAACCCTTTATAGAAAAATACAAAGTTGATATTGCCGAATTACAAGATGAAGTAACTTCCTTTAACTCATTCAATGATTTTTTCGTTCGTAAGCTAAAGCCTGAAGCTCGTCCAATCGACTCAGACCCCAAAAAACTTATTTCCCCAGCGGATGCCAGGTTATTTGTTTATAAAATCAATCAAGATTTAATTGTACCTGTAAAGGGAGTTTCCTTTACTCTTAAACAGTTAACACGAGACCAGGAAATTGCCAAATTTTTCGAAGGGGGATTGTGCTTAATTTTTCGCCTAGCACCTATTGACTACCACCGTTTTTGCTACGTAGATGATGTCAGTTATCAATCTCACATCACAATCAATGGCTGTTATCGCTCAGTAAATCCTATTTCACTTGGAAAGAATAAACCTGTTTTCACAGAGAACCAGCGTCAGTATTGCCTGATGCAGTCGGCTAATTTTGGCCCTATTTTACATATAGATGTTGGAGCGATTGGAGTAGGCCGGATTATTCAACACCACTTACGGGGAGGCTCTTTTGTTAAGGGCCAAGAAAAAGGCTATTTCGAATTTGGTGGCTCAACCTCAATTTTGCTCCTCAAAGAGGGTTCGGTTCGACTAGATAGTGACCTCCTAGAGCAGTCGAGTTCCGGCTATGAGACTTTAGTCCGCTATGGAGAGGCGATAGGAAGCATCTAG